ATGGGTAGTCGCCAAAATGGTGCGCAATACCCAATGGGTGTAAGGGGATTTGCCGACAAACATCATGGCAAATTTGGCGGTGGCTGATTTTTCGGCTAATACTTCTGTTTGCCCCGGATAGTTGTAACCTGCTTGTTGCCATAGGTATTTGGCGATGGGCGCTGTGACGATGCCGTCAAATTGCCCTTGTTGGGTTAATTCAATGGCTTTTTGGAGATATAAAAAACTGGCTTTTCCTGATTCTGCATCACCTTTGCCCCATTCTCCTTGAAAGTCGTTAGTTACATCAATTATATTTAATGTGTGAGGATGTGTTAAGTTAGCTTTAGCTGTTAAAGAATTGTAGGTATATTTTAACCAGCGCCCGTCACCGATGATAGTGATATGGGCTTTTTGATGTAAAGCAGAGTTAGCAAGAGATTTGAGGATGATTTCACCACCAATACTAACAGGATCACCGAGAGTAATAGCTAAATTAATTTTACGCACTGAGATGGAAACAAAAACTATAATTCTTCTTCTTTAATTTTATTGCCTTTTTTACGAAAATGATTCAAATTCTCGCCATTCTTTCCGCATCTGCCGCCGGTGGCTTGAGAGTTGGGTTACCATTATTGATTCTTGGTTTAGCCAACCTTAACACTTTGTGGTCAGAAATTCCTTTACTTGATCAAATCCGCCCTGAAGTTGTCATTGGTATTTTGGTATCATGGACAATTTTTGAAATTTTTGGCACAAAAAAATTACTGGGATTGCGTATCATTCAAATTATACAATTAATTATGAGTCCGGTGGTGGGCGCTATGTTAGCCATTGGCGCTGCTAAATGGACAGAATTTGATCAAGCGCCCTTCTGGCTTATCGGTATCATTGGTGGCGTATTTGCCCTAATATTACGCTTTGTCTTAGTCGGTTGGTTTTTTCGTTGGGGAAGGCTACCCATCGCTTTTACCTTCGTAGAAGATATACTTTCAGCCATTTTGGTTATTTTCGCGCTGAGGGCGCCGGAAAATGGCGGAATTATCGCCATGCTATTATTATGGATTGCCCTGCGCAGTTCCAACGAATGGCGACAATGGTATTTACAACGAAAACCTACAATAACCCTCGATAACGAATAAATAAAAGAATAACCGCCCAAGAACCCAAACAAACTTTAAAAGCGCAGAATGTAGAATGCAGAAGTAATTATTTTCTAAATTTTAAATTTTATTTTCCCCTCCCCTCTTCCCTCCTTTAATTAACAATTTACATACTCAAAATAAAAAGCCTTAAATATTAAAACTTTTTACTTAAATTAAACTTACTCTTCTTTGGTGCTAGAACCGTAAGCAAATACATAACTTAACATAGTATTCCAAATTGCGAGGGAAATAATAGCGAGAATTAGAAGGGGAAATTCTCTAGGTATTTTTAATAATAAACCCACAATAATTAACATTGACCCTAAACTATCAGAAACAGTTAAATTATGAATTTTAAATAATACACTTCTGCGACTTAAAAGAGATGTTGTTCCCCAATACCAAAACAAAATACCTAAAATAATTAACAGACAAGACAGTATATTAATCATCTTTTTTTTTATTCTTTAATCTATAAAAAGTAAAACCGTGTTTTATATTAAGTTCGGATAATTAGTTATAAATAGATTATCTCTTCGCATTTTACCCACCGTGTAATGAATTACACGGAACCAATAGTATCTCGTTCAATAAATTGAACTAAGATATTGATATTACTAATTTGTAAGTGATCGCGCAGCGGCAGCCTTCGGCTGATCAAACGGACTTGATCTTATAAGTGATCAAACAAACTTGATATTATCTCAAGTCATTTCGCTACCATATCATAGACATTTCCTACAACAGCTATTTTCAGGGCTGAAGCCTTGACTAGAAGCCAACAAAAAATAGTTTCTGAAGATGTCTAATCAATTACACGACTATTAGACAAGGTTCGATTAATTGAACTAGAGCTATTGTATCAGTTGTTGCACTTTTTATTGACTATTCTCTATCTTTCAGTAGTTTACTATTTATTATTGACTATATCATTAATCCAAATCACTTTCCATAACGAGAGTAGTAGCTTTGCGAGTGGATTCCTGAAACTCTTTAATATCAACCTGATTGAGTAGCAAAATAGCGAGAAGAATTATGATACTTTCGGTGAAAAACACCAAACTATAAGATAGCCAAACATTATCAAATAGTAGTTTGCCTAAATCTAACACCCATCCCCCTGAAGCGATGGCAATACCCCGCGCCATCGCTTGAGATAAACCCCAAGCGCCCACAAACGTACCAGCAGTTTCGGCTACAGTTAAATCTAACATTAAACTGAGAGAGCCGATAGTTGTAACACCAGCGCCTACCCCAAATAATACCATAGCCCCTTTTAACACATTTTCCTGTTGAGTTAAACCAGCGAGGATAATTAAACCGAAACAGATAGAAACTAAAACGCAACCGATGCGAGTGGTGTTAATTTTCCCTAAACGAGGCACAATGAAAAAGCCAGTTAAACTGTAACCGATGAGAATACCGATACCCCAATAAGAATTTAACATGGTAGTATCACCGATACTCATACCGAATACATCGCCACCATAAGGCTCTAATACTGATTCTTGCATAAATAAGCTGGTGGTTATCATCATTAAGAAAAAGAAAAAGATGGCGGTTTGACGGGAAGAAGTTAACACTTTTAGGGCTTCTTTTAAACCAATACTATCCTCTCTTTGAAGGGCGCTACTGCGTAAATGATAGCGAGAATAGGTTTTTTCAATCTTCCAAGTGCCAATGAAGGCGAGAAATATAACAACTATAGCGACTAACATAAATAAGAGGTTGATGGGCGCTTGTAAATTCGCCACGGTTAAAAGAGGGTTATCAGCATCACCGATAGCCAGTTTATCTAAGGATATTTTTCCTGTTACTCCACCAATAACAATACCTACCATTAACATTGACCAAATTGTAGCAACAATTTTCGAGCGCCCTTCCTCCTCCGAAATATCCACCAGTAAGGCAGTAAAAGGAGTGGAACTCATACCCAGCGCTCCTCCATGGAGTAAAAATGTTATACCTAGTAAAATACAGGCGCTAATGGTGGCAAAATTCCACTGCCAACCGTTATTAATTTCAATTTGATTACCTAAAAACCAAACGATTTGTAAGGCAATTAAAATGGTTATTCCTGCTAAAATAATCCCCGTGCGAATGTAACCGGTGCGGTGTAAACCAAATAACTTTTTACCGTCTGATAGTTGCCCCAACCAAACTCGAATGGGGGCAATTAATTGCGATAATGCTAAAGTGGTGGCGGCAATGGTGGCTGGAATGCCTAATTCCGTAATCATCACTCGATTTAATACCGCTAGGGTTAAGACTGCCATTAATCCTAAGCCGAGATTAAATAACCCTAAACGCAATACGGTGGGCATTTTTAAATCTGGTATCTCTGCGGTGAAGGGCGCTGGATTAGAGTAATTAGTTGTCATGTTAAGCTAGTTTTCGTGAGAATTGATTATTTATAAAGTTTCTTACAGTGCTTTGTAAATTACTAAACCACTTTTTTAATGTCTCGCAAAGGCGCAAAGGCGCAAAGATATTTTATGAGGATACAAGTGTGGTTTTAAGATGTGATGAGTTTTATTAATTGTAAGGCTAGAGAAAATTTTTCGTCTTACAAAATAATATCGCAAAAAATCACTGTTTTTAATACTTTTGCCCTTTGAAAACATTTTTTCATCAGATCCTAACTCAGGTTATAATCAGAATAATAAAAATTAACAGTTTAAAAAGGAGATATTCACAATGACGGCAGAAGGTATGTTATTTGGTGGCGCAATTCTTTGTTTTAGCGTTGTTTTAGTTGGTTTGGCTTGGGGTTTTTTACTACTCAAAGTTACTGGAGAAAGTGAGTAAATCTTATACAGCATTAGTTTAAAGAGGCAATGGGTTTAAACCCATTGTTGTTAAAAATGATATTAATTGAAAAGTAAAGATGAAAATTGCCATTACAGGTGCCACGGGATTTGTGGGGAAAGCATTAGTCGAAAAATTAGCGGTAAATCATCAAATCTTGGTTTTAACCCGTAGTGTGGAGAAGGCTAAATCAGTTTTTCCTGTTTATTTACAATCTAATCTGGAATTTGCTAGTTATACTCCCAAAACTGCTGGAGATTGGCAAGATAAAATTAATGGTTGTGATGGGGTGGTGAATTTGGCTGGGGCGCCCATCGCCGAAAAATGGAGTGGTAGTTATAAGCAGGAAATCCTTGCCAGTCGTCGAGATGGCACAAAAATGATTGTTGATGCCATCAAAAATTCTGCTCAAAAACCGCAATTTCTGATCAATGCTTCTGCTATTGGTTATTATGGCACTAGCGAAACCGCTACTTATACAGAAATTAGCCCCGCCGGTGATGATTTTCTCGCCCAAGTTTGTCAGGTATGGGAAGCGGAAGCGGAGAAGGTGAAAGAGGTGGGAGGGCGCTTAGTTATTTTCCGTTTTGGTATTGTGTTAGGGATGGGGGGCGCTTTAGCTAAAATGATACCACCTTTTAAGATTTTTGCGGGAGGTCCTATAGGCGAGGGTAAACAGTGGTTTTCTTGGATTCATATTGATGATGTTGTGAATTTAATTGTTACTGCCATGGAAAATAATAATATTGAAGGCACTTTTAATGCCACAGCGCCCTTCCCCGTTACCATGAATAATTTATGTGAGAAGTTAGGGGAAGTAATGAAGCGCCCTTCTTGGTTGCCTGTACCTAGTTTTGCTTTAGAATTATTATTAGGAGAAGGGGCAAAAGTTGTTTTAGAAGGGCAAAAAGTCTTACCAGAAAAGACAACGGAAGTGATTAACTATAATTATCAGTATCCTGAAATAAAACTAGCATTAACACAAATTATCAATGGATAATGGATTAAAAGGGCAAAGTTAAAAGGGCAAGGGGCAAAGGAAATTATTAATTCATAATTCATAATTCATAATCTCCCCTGCTTCCCTTTCTCCCCTTTCTCCCCTGCTTCCCTCTCTCCCCCTGCTTCCCTTTCTACTTGTAAAAAAAATCACCAATCATGACACTAAAGGCGATTTTATTTGATTTCAATGGAGTAATCATCAATGATGAATCTATCCATAAACAATTAATCGAAGAATTATTAATCGGTGAAAATCTCCGTCTAGCGCCCTCCGACTATGATAGTTTCTGTTGGGGAAGGGGTGACTATGCCTGTCTAAAAGATTTATTAGCGAATAAAGGGCGTGTAGTATCAGAAGAATATATCAGTAAGTTAATTAACCAAAAATCAACCCAATATTGCCAAATCATTAATAATCTCGAATCACTACCGTTATACGAGTCTGTCATCGGTTTTCTGCGGCAAATGCCCGAAAAATGTCTGATAGTGGGTTTAGTGTCCGGCGCCCCCCTAGAGGAAGTACAATTAATTTTAGACCGTGCCAATTTATCATCTATCTTTAGTATCATCGTTTCTGCTGAGGATAAGTGCGCTGGAAAACCATCCCCCGAATCTTACCAACGCGCCTTACAAAAGTTGCAGGAAAAACACCCAGATTTATGCCTAGGAGCCAGTAATTGCCTTGTGGTAGAAGATACCTTCCCAGGAATTAAAGCAGGGCAAAACGCCCAAATGCAAGTAGTCGGTATCACCCATACTTATCCCTTTCACCTATTACACCGTAAAGCGGATTGGTGCGCTGATTATCTTGGTGAATTAGATTTAGACAGAATTTCTCAAGTTATGGCAAATAATTAGGCTTTGCTGAATAACTCAACACCCTTTCCCTCTTCCCTTTTCTCTACCTCAATGACACCACTAATGAGTGCAAACCTTACTCAAATAGACGGAAGTAGGGATAACGAGAAGGGCTACCTTTTTCTTTTTCTAATTGAAAATTCACAATTTCCCATTGTGGGCTATGGTGAGGGGCGCTGAATTCCACTGGTAAACCATATAATACCTGACTTTTTACCGATTCTTTTGACCAATGATTTCCTTTTTCTAAATAAGAACTAATTAAAGATTCATAGCGATGGGCAATTATAATTTTAGTAGCACGATAACCATCTGTGTATAAACGCTCTAACGCTTCATGAATCTCAAAACGGATACCATCAGGATGGGTATGCTGTCGATACCATTTGTCTTCCCATTGTCGCCATTGTCGCCCTGATTGCAAATGCACTAATACTTCTGTATTAGGATCGGCTTCAAATGCTCCATGACGAGGGCATAAGTAACTATCTGTTAAGGTTAATGCTTCGATTTGTTGCCGACAATGGGGACATTGAATTTGAGGACCGAATATGGGATATTGAAGACTTAGATTCATCCATTTATTGAAAATTTTGCTATTTTTATTCTAATCAATAATTATCTTACTTCGAGATTGATTAGGTAAGCAAAATTAACTGAGTATTTCATTGTTAATGTGAAGACCCTGCATATAATTTCGTCAATGTCAAAAACCCAATGGAGTGACAAATATAATTAACCCTACCAGAGAGTTTAATTTTGTTCCTTTATAAAACAAGGTTGTTAAGATAAATAAACTTTTAACAAAAACCGTCAAATTTGATACAGTTATGTTATATTAAATACTGTAAGGATAAATCGTTCATCTGTTGACACAGACGGAAGTAAGAAGCGATGAAAGTTTCTGAAGGAACGCGCCTCGAATCTAACCACAACAAAATTAGAGGAGGCGACATTATGAACGCTAATCAAACGTCAAGTAATAATTCGGTTGGTTCTGTTTCTCAACAAGCTCGTTTACTGATGAGAAATAGTCGGCAACGTCAGCAAAACCGTCAGGCGAATATGTTAACCAGAATCTCTAATGAAGTAGGACTTCAATAATTATTCTGTTAATAGTTTTATAGATATTATTTCATCTTTAGAAGAGAGGTTTTCTAGCCTCTGTCTATTATTCCAATTTTAGTAATTTCAGGAGTTATCCCATGATTAAGCAAAGCACATTACAACAAGCAAAAAAAGCTCATCGTCAATCTTTACTATCTACTTTAGAGCATCGTTTAGAGATTGCTAGAACTAAAGGTCAAGATTCTTTAGTTAATCAATTAGAGGCGGAAAAACGCTATTATCTCAACTAGGTATTGAGATAAAATTAATTTAGTTCAGTGACTAAGTTTATTATTTATTCATTTTTTGAGTTGATTGTTTTAGGGGATGATCAATCCCCTTTTTTATTGTTTAAAAGTCATAATGTAGCAAGTGTTAGCTAAGAAACTGTTTGAAAAGTGATGATCATTATAGAATAATTACCATCTTTCCTAATGTGATTATTCATATCAATATTTTTTTTATCTAAATGCTAAAAATAGGGATTTTTTAGATACACTTTTCCCTTTGAAAACTTTTGCTCTTTTTACTTTATAAATTATTTATTATTGTGACAACTCCAATTATTTCTCAGCTACAAACATTATCCCAGCGCCCTCATGCGCGGTTTTATTGCCCGGGCCATAAAGGGGGAAAAGGGGCTGATATTGCCTTACTGAGTTTGCTAGGGGGAAGGGCGCTGGATGCTGATTTACCTGAGTTGCCGGAGTTGGACAATTTATTTGCACCAGCAGGGGTAATTAAGGAGGCACAAGAATTAACAGCGCCCGTCTTCGGTGCTAAAAATAGTTGGTTTTTAATAAATGGTTCAACTTGTGGCGTAATTGCTAGTATTTTAGCTACTTGTGGGAAAGGGGATAAGATTGTTTTACCACGTAATGTTCATCAATCGGCAATTTTTGGCTTAATTTTGTCGGGCGCTATGCCTATTTTTATTAGCCCTGAATATGATAGTAATTTTAATGTATGTTATGGTGTTTCTCCTCGACAAATTACTAAAATATTAAACGAAAATGATGATATTAAAGCGGTGTTGATAGTTTCTCCTAGCTATGAGGGCATATGCAGTAATATTTCTGAAATTGCGAAAATTACGCATCAATACAATATCCCTCTTTTGGTGGACGAAGCACACGGCGCTCATTTTCATTTTCATGATAATTTACCTTCATCGGCTTTAAGTTGCGGGGCTGATGTGGTTATTCAGTCAACTCATAAGGTGTTGGGGGCGCTGACTCAGGCTTCGATGATTCATTTACAGGGAGATTTAGTCAAAAAAGAGCGTATTAGTGAAGTTTTAAGGCTTTTACAATCTTCTAGTCCTAATTATCTTCTTTTAGCTTCTTTAGATGCAGTAAGAGAACAAATGGCAAGGGAAGGCAAGGAATTATTAACTAAGACTATTAATTTAGCAACATTAGCTAGAAATGAGCTTGAAAAATTTGATTATTTACAAGTTTTACAGCGCCCTTCACCGCAGGATAATTTTTTCGATTTAGATATAACTAGATTGACAATTAATGTTAATAATTTATCTTTAAATGGTTATGAAATAGATGATATTTTTCATCGAGAATTAGGTGTAAGTTGTGAGTTGCCCACTGCTACTAATTTGACTTTTATTATCTCTATTGGTAATACTGAAACAGATATAAAAATGTTAATTAATGCTTGTGAAAAAATTGCTCCCTATCAAACTAATCAAGTTAAAAATTACTTAATTCCCCCTCAACCTTTAAGCCATGTTAAAATGTCGCCCCGTCAAGCCTTTTGGGCAAGTAAAATCTCTGTGACTTTTGCTGATAGTATCAATCATATTTGTGCTGAAACTATTTGCCCTTATCCTCCGGGTATTCCTCTTCTCATGCCGGGGGAAGTTATTACTCGTGAAATTATAGACTATTTAACTCTTTTACAAGAATGGGGCGCTACGGTGACGGGCGCTGATCATAATTTCATTCAAATAGTCAAGTCCCTTTAGGGAGAGAGAAAAAGATATACTCGTTAACATAAATGAAATAGTCAGGTTTAACGATAATTGTGTAATCTGTTAACAACTTCATAATTGTGAGAGAAATTTAATAAATTATTACAGTTATTTTATTGAAGATAAAACCCCTTAAGTTTGATGTGGAAAGTTTCAACGATTAGATTTAAGACTTTTTGGATCTAAAGCATCTCGTAAACCATCCCCTAATAAATTAAACGATAAAACTGTGAGAATAATTAAAATTGCAGGGGGAATAATTAACCAAGGTTGCAATACAATAATGGAAGCATTAGAAGCTAAAGAAAGTAAGTTTCCCCAACTAGGATCAGGTTGTTGAATACCCAAACCAATCAAACTTAACACCGATTCAGCCACAATAAAACTCGGTATAGAAAGAGTCGCAGAAATAACAATATAAGTAGCAGTTTGAGGAAGAATGTGTTTAATAATAATATAAAAAGGTTTTGCCCCCAGCGCCCGTGCCGATTGCACAAATTCTTGCTCTTTCAGGGCTAAAACTTGCCCTCTAATGACTCTAGCTAGTCCAGACCAACCAATAAAAGAAGTAATTAAAACAATCAATAAAAACCGTTGACTACTGCTTAAACTAGGCGGTAAAACGGCGGCTAAAGCCACTAATAAATATATACCGGGTATAGTCATTAAAACTTCCACTAAGCGCATTAAAATATTATCAATTAAACCACCAAAATAACCAGCAATACCACCAATTAAAAGACCTAAAGGAAAAGATATTAAAATACCAATTATGCCAATAAATAAACTAATTCTTCCCCCGAATAATAATCGAGTAAATTGATCTCTACCTTGTTCATCTGTACCTAAAATATTAATTTGTGCATCTCCCATGGCACCAAATAAATGACGGTCAAATTTAAAGCCTGAAAAGATTTCTTTTTCTGCAAAAGTAGGTGGTAGAGGTAGTTTAATTTGTAATAATTGATAGGGCAAACCTTTCACAAAAAAGCGTAGGGGAGAAGGTTTCGTAAAATCAACGTCTAATAATCGCTCTCCCGTTGTTAAATCTGTAGCCCCCTGAGTGGTAGGATAAACATGAGCGCCAATAAATTGCCGTTGTGCAGTGCGCCAATATATCTGGGTAGGTGGTAATAATGAACTATTGTCAAGGGCGCTGTAAGGATTATAAGGCGCTATAAAATCCGCTCCAATCACCATAATATAAAAGAAAAAGAGAATTATTGCCCCTAATTTAGCGAGGGGATTTTTGCGTAATTTGCGCCACCAATTCATATTTTTATTACCAATTCAAAATAATTTTGCTATTGTAACCGTGTTTAAAATATAACAAAATTCACGTTATAAACCAGATAATAAATATAAGGAGTTACCTAAAATGAGTAGTTTTTTTAAAGAGTTTCGTCAATTTATCATGCGCGGAAACGTCATCGATTTAGCCGTGGCTGTTATTATTGGTGGTGCATTTAGTGGCATCATTAATTCTTTTGTCACAGATATTATCACCCCTTTGATTCTAGCGCCCTCCACCCCGGAAGTTATCGCCCAAGAAAATCTTACCAAAGCCATCGAAAAATTAACGGAGGTAATGAATGAGTAAGGGAGAAGGGGAGAAGGGGAGAAAAAATTTAGAATTTAGAATTTAGAAAACAATTACTTCTACATTTTGCATTCCTTCCATTATCAATTATCCATTATACTAATGATTATAGTTTGCAATAATTTTTAAATCTTGTTATACTCTTTAACTAAGTAATCGCTAATTACTTTCATTAACTAAGCAAACTAATCAATTATAAATCAATTAAATGGAGGTTAATGCACTTGTGAAGGGTCGTAATCTAGCCATACAAGATGAACGATCCAGAGCACTATTAGTAATATTTTTTATTTGTTTAGCCTTGTTACTAACCTTTTTAGTGTCTTTGTCCATAGGCTCAGTTTCCCTCAGTTTAGGGGAAATTTATCAGGCTTTATGGCATCAAGGAGAAAGGTTAAATCAAGTTATCATCTGGGATTTACGGCTACCGCGCATTTTATCGGCTTTTCTCGTTGGTTCTGCTTTGGGGACTTCGGGCGCTTTATTGCAAGGGATGTTACGCAATTCTCTGGCGACTCCCTTCCTGCTCGGTATTTCGGCGGGCGCTGGTTTGGTAGTAGTTGTATTAATTACCTTTGATGTATTTTTATTTTTGATTCCCCTTGCCTCGTGGGTGGGCGCTGTGTTAACTACTGCGTTGGTGTATTTTTTGGCAAAACAAAGTAATGGTATCAATGTAGAGCGTTTAATTCTGGGCGGTGTAGCAGTGTCTTCTCTCTTTGGCGCAATTCAAACTACTTTATTGCTGATGTCGGAAGATGGGCGCATTCAACGGGCGCTTAACTGGATTGTGGGTAGTCTCAATGGTAGGGGTTGGGGTGAGTTAAAATTAGCCACTCCTTACATCATCCTTGCTTTAGTATTGGCTTGTCTATTATCCCGTTATGTCAATGTGCTTAATTTGGGGGATGAATTAGCGGTGGGTTTGGGCATACCTCTAGGGCGTTCACGTTTACTCATCGGTGGCACGGCAACCCTTTTGGCGGCGGGCGCAGTTAGCATCGCTGGTTTAATCGGTTTTGTGGGATTACTCGTACCCCATGCCATGCGTTTTCTGCTCAAAAGCAATGATTATCGTCTGCTCATTCCTCTTTCGGCGGTGGGAGGGGCGCTGGTTTTGGCTTGGGCTGATTTGCTCTCAAGGATGGGCGCTGTGGAGTTGCCGGTGGGCGCTGTAACTGCTCTTTTTGGTTCTCCTTTATTCGTCTGGTTGCTTTATCGGCGCTCTGTTTAAGGGATGCCCTCACCCCCAGCCCCTCTCCCACAGGAGAGGGGGGAAAAGTAGGTTGGGTTGAGGTAACGAAACCCAACAATAAAACAGTAAGCAAGATTTAGACACATCAACAAACAACAAAAAACCCCTTATTTATAAAAATGAAGGGGCGATCAAATTGTATTTTACTAATTTAATTAAACCATGCCTTTAAACAGTTATAACCTCAGTGGTGGCTATGAGGGGCGCACCATTGTCCATAATCTCGATCTCGATATACATTCGGGGGAGTGGCTTAGTTTGGTGGGCGCTAATGGTTCGGGAAAATCAACTTTTCTCAAGTTACTGTCTCGCATTCTCTCTCCTTCTCAGGGAAAAGTTTTGTTAGATGGCAAAGAAATTTACGCTTTACCTCCTGCGGTGGTGGCTAAACGCATCGCTATTTTACCCCAACAGCAAACTATTCCATCTGGTTTAACGGTGCGTCAGTTGGTGGCTTTAGGGCGCACTCCACACCAGTCATGGTATCAGTGGGATTTAACTAAAGAGGATCGAGAAGCGGTGGATTTAGCTTTAGCAGAAACTGATTTAACGGCAAAAAGTGAGCGCCCAGTAACTCAATTATCAGGGGGGGAAAGGCAACGGGCTTTTTTAGCCTTAGCTTTAGCCCAAAATCCGCAAATCCTCTTACTGGATGAACCGACTACCTATCTTGATATTCATTATCAATTACAGTTGTTGGATTTATTGAAAAAGTTGCATCGACAGGGATTAACCATCATTACCGTTTTACATGAAATTAACCTCGCTGTGAGATACAGTGACAGACTTGCTTTCTTGAGGGGAGGGCGCTTGTTTACGGTGGGAAAAACTGAGGAGGTTTTGACAGTAGAAAATATCGCTCAAGTTTTTGATGTGCAGGTGGCGATTATTTCTACTCCAGTGGGTGAGCAGATTTGTCCTCTTTCTCCTTCCCTTGATTTGATTCAGGCTTGATTTACCCTCACCCCCAACCCCTCTCCCACAGGAGAGGGGGGTAATATTTTTTATTTTTTATGGGGATAAAACAGTATCTCAAGGGTTGGTTTTGGTGGGCAATGCCCACCCTACTGATTATTAGGAGGGGTTAAAACCTCGTTTAACAAATTCATAACAATTAATTGGTGTGAGCAAATGAACAAAAAAACAGCAAATGTCTTAACATTTACATCATTATCTTTAATCGCTTTAACTGCTAATCAATCAGTATTAGCTCAAAATAAATTATCATTTATTAATCATAAAAGTACCAACTTTTTACTAACACAAAATAATGAAAATGTCAAGCAAATTACCGATTTATTAATTGAAGAAAACGATAATCAATTATCATTAACTATCGTCACTCAAGATGGAAAATCTATTGTACCTCTCATCATGAGAGAAGAAAATCGTTTAGTTATTGACTTAGTTGACAGCGCCCTCCAAACTGACATTATCAGGGTAAATCCCACCGCAAATATTGCGGAAATTAGTTTAAAAACCCTTGATGATAGCACCGTTAGATTAACAATTATTAGTAATAATAACCGTAATTATCAAGCCCAAATTATTCCTTCAGATAGGAACTTAATCTTGGGAATTAGTGAGAGAAATTTTGCTCAAAATTTACCTAATTTAGATGATATAACCATCACTATTACTGGCACTAGAACCGCTAGAAGTTTATTAGATTCTGCTAACTCTATTACCATTATAGATTCCCAACAAATTGAGCGACAATTAATCAATGATATACAAGATTTAGTGCGCTATGAACCCGGTGTTTCTGTGGGTAGAAATGCCAACCGTTTTGGCAATCAAGATTTTAATATTCGGGGTATTGACGGCAACCGAGTTTTATTACAAGTAGATGGTATTTCTGTAC
The nucleotide sequence above comes from Cyanobacterium sp. T60_A2020_053. Encoded proteins:
- a CDS encoding iron ABC transporter permease; its protein translation is MEVNALVKGRNLAIQDERSRALLVIFFICLALLLTFLVSLSIGSVSLSLGEIYQALWHQGERLNQVIIWDLRLPRILSAFLVGSALGTSGALLQGMLRNSLATPFLLGISAGAGLVVVVLITFDVFLFLIPLASWVGAVLTTALVYFLAKQSNGINVERLILGGVAVSSLFGAIQTTLLLMSEDGRIQRALNWIVGSLNGRGWGELKLATPYIILALVLACLLSRYVNVLNLGDELAVGLGIPLGRSRLLIGGTATLLAAGAVSIAGLIGFVGLLVPHAMRFLLKSNDYRLLIPLSAVGGALVLAWADLLSRMGAVELPVGAVTALFGSPLFVWLLYRRSV
- a CDS encoding ABC transporter ATP-binding protein; translation: MPLNSYNLSGGYEGRTIVHNLDLDIHSGEWLSLVGANGSGKSTFLKLLSRILSPSQGKVLLDGKEIYALPPAVVAKRIAILPQQQTIPSGLTVRQLVALGRTPHQSWYQWDLTKEDREAVDLALAETDLTAKSERPVTQLSGGERQRAFLALALAQNPQILLLDEPTTYLDIHYQLQLLDLLKKLHRQGLTIITVLHEINLAVRYSDRLAFLRGGRLFTVGKTEEVLTVENIAQVFDVQVAIISTPVGEQICPLSPSLDLIQA
- a CDS encoding ABC transporter permease, which translates into the protein MNWWRKLRKNPLAKLGAIILFFFYIMVIGADFIAPYNPYSALDNSSLLPPTQIYWRTAQRQFIGAHVYPTTQGATDLTTGERLLDVDFTKPSPLRFFVKGLPYQLLQIKLPLPPTFAEKEIFSGFKFDRHLFGAMGDAQINILGTDEQGRDQFTRLLFGGRISLFIGIIGILISFPLGLLIGGIAGYFGGLIDNILMRLVEVLMTIPGIYLLVALAAVLPPSLSSSQRFLLIVLITSFIGWSGLARVIRGQVLALKEQEFVQSARALGAKPFYIIIKHILPQTATYIVISATLSIPSFIVAESVLSLIGLGIQQPDPSWGNLLSLASNASIIVLQPWLIIPPAILIILTVLSFNLLGDGLRDALDPKSLKSNR
- a CDS encoding MscL family protein, translating into MSSFFKEFRQFIMRGNVIDLAVAVIIGGAFSGIINSFVTDIITPLILAPSTPEVIAQENLTKAIEKLTEVMNE